In Xylanibacter ruminicola 23, a single genomic region encodes these proteins:
- a CDS encoding D-alanyl-D-alanine carboxypeptidase family protein has translation MKKRYITITMMLAVVLASCRFGRGDEKIELTPEQMRLEKISRIDTTSLRAVLNPDSIEGSTKLDSLTADAWMLVDDSTGIVISEKCGFERRYMASITKMMTALIALEKGNLSDSIDITEDVFINRDSRVRLGQGYVMLDLIYEMMMISDNDAAYALAKHVGGDTLRFYDLMNQKAQYLGMDSTHFANPNGMPNDNNFSSAADLVKLARYAMRDTMFASIVGTAEKAVPLTDGRHMDCRNSNALLHTYEGCIGIKTGYTRQAGYCLASSATRNGHTLYLVLLNSRRHATRFTESAALLDYGFRVMDAYTQRINAQ, from the coding sequence ATGAAAAAGAGATATATCACTATAACAATGATGCTGGCAGTGGTGCTGGCATCGTGTCGTTTTGGTAGGGGCGACGAGAAAATAGAGCTCACACCAGAGCAGATGCGACTGGAAAAAATAAGCAGAATCGATACCACTTCGCTGCGTGCGGTACTGAATCCCGACTCGATTGAGGGTAGCACCAAGCTGGATTCGCTCACCGCTGATGCGTGGATGCTGGTAGATGACTCTACGGGCATTGTGATTAGCGAGAAATGTGGTTTTGAGCGTCGCTATATGGCCTCGATCACCAAGATGATGACCGCCCTGATTGCGCTTGAGAAGGGTAATCTGAGCGACAGTATCGATATCACCGAGGATGTGTTTATCAACCGCGATTCGCGTGTACGATTGGGACAGGGCTACGTGATGTTAGACCTGATTTACGAGATGATGATGATAAGCGATAACGATGCAGCCTACGCGCTGGCCAAGCATGTGGGTGGCGACACGCTGCGATTCTACGACCTGATGAACCAGAAGGCGCAGTATTTAGGGATGGACAGCACGCACTTTGCCAACCCTAACGGTATGCCTAACGATAATAACTTCAGTAGCGCTGCCGACTTGGTAAAGCTGGCCCGTTACGCCATGCGCGACACCATGTTTGCCAGCATTGTGGGCACCGCCGAGAAAGCCGTCCCGCTGACCGATGGGCGCCATATGGACTGTAGAAACTCAAATGCCCTGCTGCACACTTACGAGGGTTGTATCGGCATTAAAACGGGTTATACGCGTCAGGCTGGTTACTGTCTGGCCTCATCGGCTACCCGCAACGGACACACGCTGTATCTGGTGTTGCTGAACAGCAGACGACATGCGACACGATTCACCGAATCGGCCGCATTACTGGATTATGGGTTCCGTGTGATGGATGCTTACACCCAGCGCATCAACGCCCAATAA
- a CDS encoding M15 family metallopeptidase yields the protein MKQLLTTFVLWLCCTLGAQSQIFTSTAIPDSVWQTMQGKTWHDNPYIKRSDLRYLRISHVDLEGRTHVGEMICNKLIADKLLTIFRELYKAHYPIQQMRLPDVYDADDERQMRANNTSCFCYRNISGSKNLSKHARGLAVDINTLYNPYVRYSKKDGSQIVEPATAKKYVNRAADFPYKITRNDLCYKLFTKYGFSWGGAWKNKKDYQHFEFIGR from the coding sequence ATGAAGCAACTACTCACAACATTCGTACTCTGGCTTTGCTGCACTTTAGGTGCGCAAAGCCAGATTTTTACCTCTACAGCTATTCCCGATAGCGTATGGCAAACCATGCAGGGCAAAACCTGGCACGATAATCCTTACATCAAGCGTAGCGACTTGCGCTACCTGAGGATTTCGCATGTAGATTTGGAAGGACGCACCCATGTGGGCGAGATGATTTGTAACAAGTTGATAGCCGATAAGCTGTTGACCATATTCCGCGAGCTGTACAAGGCCCACTACCCCATCCAGCAGATGCGCCTGCCCGATGTGTACGATGCCGACGACGAGCGCCAGATGCGTGCCAACAACACCAGCTGTTTCTGTTATCGCAACATCTCAGGTTCCAAGAACCTGTCGAAACATGCCCGTGGCTTGGCCGTAGATATCAATACGCTATACAACCCCTACGTACGCTATAGCAAAAAAGATGGCAGCCAGATTGTAGAACCTGCAACTGCCAAGAAGTATGTTAACCGCGCGGCTGATTTCCCGTACAAGATTACCCGTAACGATTTGTGCTACAAACTATTCACAAAATACGGCTTTAGCTGGGGCGGTGCATGGAAAAACAAAAAGGATTACCAGCACTTTGAGTTTATTGGGCGTTGA
- the ruvC gene encoding crossover junction endodeoxyribonuclease RuvC → MEKIILGIDPGTNLMGYGLLKVVDGKAQMMTMGVIDLRKFPDAYLKLGHIFERVTGIIDGFLPDEMAIEAPFFGKNVQSMLKLGRAQGTAIAAAVHHGVPIHEYAPMKIKMALTGNGGASKEQVAGMLQRLLKIPNDEMGKYMDATDALAAAYCHFLQMGRPESDVKYRGWKDFINKNQDKVSKRKEKA, encoded by the coding sequence ATGGAAAAGATCATACTTGGGATTGACCCCGGAACCAATTTAATGGGTTACGGACTGCTAAAGGTGGTGGATGGAAAGGCGCAGATGATGACGATGGGTGTTATCGATTTGCGCAAGTTTCCTGATGCCTATCTCAAGCTGGGTCATATCTTCGAACGTGTTACCGGCATCATCGATGGGTTCCTACCCGACGAGATGGCTATCGAGGCCCCGTTCTTTGGTAAGAACGTGCAGTCGATGCTGAAGCTGGGACGTGCTCAGGGCACTGCGATAGCTGCTGCTGTGCACCACGGCGTTCCCATACACGAGTATGCCCCCATGAAAATCAAGATGGCGCTTACCGGTAATGGTGGTGCCTCGAAAGAACAGGTGGCTGGTATGTTACAGCGCCTGCTGAAGATTCCCAACGACGAGATGGGTAAGTATATGGACGCTACTGATGCGCTTGCTGCTGCCTATTGTCATTTCCTGCAGATGGGGCGCCCCGAAAGCGACGTAAAATACCGTGGCTGGAAGGATTTCATCAACAAGAACCAGGATAAAGTATCTAAGAGAAAAGAGAAAGCATGA
- a CDS encoding sodium-translocating pyrophosphatase — MMMIPQVFWLVPIASIVALGMAYYFFTQMMKADEGTPRMKEIALYVRKGAMAYLKQQYKVVGIVFAVLCVLFAFMAYGLNVQNPWVPFAFLTGGFFSGLAGFFGMKTATYASARTANAARESLDAGLKIAFRSGAVMGLTVVGLGLLDIAIWFVVLNHFDADGLISITTTMLTFGMGASTQALFARVGGGIYTKAADVGADIVGKVEADIPEDDPRNPATIADNVGDNVGDVAGMGADLYESYCGSVLSTAALGAAAFGVAGLEIQLKAVIAPMLIAAVGVFLSLLGIFLVRTKEGATMKDLLRSLSVGTNVSAILIAAATFCILYLLDIQNWLGLSFSVIAGLAAGVIIGQATEYYTSHSYKPTQKISEAGQTGAATVIIKGIGTGMISTCIPVITIGVAIMLSYLCANGFDLSMSSESLAHGLYGIGIAAVGMLSTLGITLATDAYGPIADNAGGNAEMSSLGEEVRHRTDALDALGNTTAATGKGFAIGSAALTALALLASYIEEIKIAMTRAGVMMENVKGELISAADANIPDFMNFFQVNLMNPKVIVGAFVGAMAAFLFCGMTMEAVGRAAEKMVQEVRRQFREIAGILEGTGTPDYGRCVEISTRAAQHEMVIPSVLAILIPIIVGCVLGVAGVLGLLVGGLAGGFTLAVFMANAGGAWDNAKKNIEEGAFGGKGSFAHKACIVGDTVGDPFKDTSGPSLNILIKLMSMVSIVMAGLTVAFM; from the coding sequence CGATGAGGGTACGCCACGAATGAAAGAAATTGCGCTCTATGTGCGCAAAGGTGCTATGGCCTATCTAAAGCAGCAGTACAAGGTAGTAGGCATTGTGTTTGCGGTGCTCTGCGTGCTGTTTGCCTTTATGGCCTACGGACTGAATGTTCAGAACCCCTGGGTACCGTTTGCCTTCCTTACAGGCGGCTTCTTCTCGGGTCTGGCTGGTTTCTTTGGCATGAAGACAGCAACCTATGCTTCGGCGCGCACCGCAAATGCCGCCCGCGAGAGTCTGGATGCTGGTTTAAAGATTGCCTTCCGTTCGGGAGCTGTTATGGGACTCACTGTAGTTGGTCTTGGTTTGCTTGATATAGCCATCTGGTTCGTAGTGCTTAACCACTTCGATGCCGATGGCTTAATTTCTATCACCACAACGATGCTTACCTTTGGTATGGGTGCTTCAACCCAGGCGCTGTTTGCGCGTGTGGGCGGTGGTATCTACACCAAGGCTGCCGACGTAGGTGCCGATATCGTAGGTAAGGTTGAGGCCGATATCCCTGAGGACGATCCGCGCAACCCCGCTACCATTGCCGATAACGTAGGCGACAACGTGGGCGACGTGGCTGGTATGGGTGCCGACCTGTACGAGAGCTACTGCGGCTCGGTACTCTCTACTGCCGCACTGGGTGCAGCTGCCTTTGGTGTGGCTGGCTTGGAGATTCAGCTCAAGGCGGTTATCGCTCCTATGCTGATTGCTGCCGTAGGCGTGTTCCTCTCGCTGCTGGGCATCTTCCTGGTTCGTACCAAGGAGGGCGCTACCATGAAGGATCTGTTACGTTCGCTCTCGGTGGGCACCAACGTAAGTGCCATCCTGATTGCCGCCGCTACCTTCTGCATCCTGTATCTGCTGGATATCCAGAACTGGCTGGGCCTTTCGTTCTCGGTTATCGCAGGTTTGGCAGCAGGCGTTATCATCGGTCAGGCTACCGAGTATTACACCTCGCACAGCTACAAGCCTACCCAGAAGATTTCGGAAGCCGGACAGACAGGTGCCGCAACGGTTATCATCAAGGGTATCGGTACAGGTATGATTTCTACCTGCATCCCCGTTATCACCATTGGTGTAGCCATCATGCTCAGCTATCTGTGCGCTAACGGATTCGACCTCTCTATGTCGTCAGAATCACTGGCTCATGGTCTTTACGGTATCGGTATCGCTGCCGTGGGTATGCTCTCTACACTGGGCATCACCCTGGCTACCGACGCTTACGGACCTATTGCCGATAACGCAGGCGGAAACGCAGAGATGTCGAGCTTAGGCGAAGAGGTTCGTCACCGTACCGACGCGCTCGATGCACTGGGTAACACCACTGCTGCCACCGGTAAGGGCTTTGCCATCGGTTCGGCTGCACTCACCGCTTTGGCGCTGCTGGCATCTTATATCGAAGAAATAAAGATTGCGATGACCCGCGCTGGCGTGATGATGGAGAACGTAAAGGGCGAGCTGATTTCGGCTGCCGATGCCAATATCCCCGACTTCATGAACTTCTTCCAGGTAAACCTGATGAACCCCAAGGTGATTGTGGGCGCCTTTGTTGGTGCGATGGCCGCCTTTCTGTTCTGCGGTATGACGATGGAGGCTGTGGGTCGTGCTGCCGAGAAAATGGTGCAGGAAGTTCGTCGTCAGTTCCGCGAGATAGCAGGTATCCTCGAAGGTACAGGCACGCCCGATTACGGTCGTTGTGTTGAAATCTCTACCCGTGCTGCTCAGCACGAGATGGTTATCCCATCCGTTCTGGCCATCCTTATCCCTATCATCGTAGGCTGCGTGCTGGGTGTTGCCGGCGTGCTCGGACTGCTGGTAGGCGGACTGGCTGGCGGCTTTACCTTGGCCGTATTCATGGCTAATGCCGGTGGCGCATGGGATAATGCTAAGAAGAATATCGAAGAGGGTGCCTTTGGCGGTAAGGGCTCGTTTGCCCATAAGGCCTGTATCGTAGGCGATACCGTTGGCGATCCCTTCAAGGATACCAGTGGTCCGTCGCTCAACATCCTGATCAAGCTTATGTCGATGGTCAGCATTGTGATGGCGGGACTCACCGTAGCATTTATGTAA
- a CDS encoding ATP-binding cassette domain-containing protein: MKTIELKNATARKPEWRLAEPVNFHLDKGEHVAIVGRNGGGKSMLVDMITGKHPVYPDQISYSFTEPYNNLKHITFRDTYGGDNDRTYFLQQRWNQMEIDEETPTVGSKLEEAFLLSGPDTPERRDFQKHLYELFHLNELLDKYIILLSSGELRKYKLASNLFTKPKVLIIENPFIGLDAETRDQVKQLLTTLAAEQNMQMILVLSKMDEIPEFVTRVIKMVDLRFVQDIQVKTSFPIEHCPHAILLKKPEVIPPMPQEIIKFNNVTIQYGERTILKDLNWVVLKGEHWSLSGQNGAGKSTLLSLVCADNPQAYANDISLFGHRRGSGESIWDIKKHIGYISPEMHRSYKQNIPAIQIVASGLKDTVGLYARPTKQEKDLCIEWMNLFGIKHLADRKFLEMSSGEQRLVLLARAFVKSPDLLILDEPLHGLDLCNRNLVKTIVDRYMFEDPERTLIYVTHYENELPKCIDNSLYLTKH, translated from the coding sequence ATGAAGACGATTGAACTAAAGAATGCAACCGCACGTAAGCCAGAATGGCGTTTGGCCGAGCCTGTAAACTTCCACCTCGACAAGGGCGAGCACGTGGCTATTGTGGGCCGTAACGGCGGCGGTAAGAGTATGTTGGTAGATATGATTACCGGCAAGCATCCCGTATACCCCGACCAGATAAGCTATTCGTTCACCGAACCATATAACAACTTGAAACACATCACGTTCCGTGATACCTACGGTGGTGACAACGATCGTACATACTTTCTGCAGCAGCGTTGGAACCAGATGGAGATCGACGAGGAAACACCTACCGTTGGCAGCAAGCTCGAAGAGGCTTTCCTGCTGTCGGGCCCCGACACCCCAGAGCGTCGTGACTTCCAGAAGCATCTGTACGAGTTGTTCCACCTTAACGAACTGCTCGACAAATATATTATCCTGCTGAGTAGCGGCGAACTGCGCAAATACAAGTTGGCATCAAACCTGTTTACCAAACCCAAGGTGCTGATTATCGAGAACCCGTTTATCGGTCTTGATGCCGAGACCCGCGACCAGGTAAAACAGCTGCTCACCACGCTGGCTGCCGAACAGAACATGCAGATGATTTTAGTGCTCTCGAAGATGGACGAGATACCCGAGTTTGTAACCCGTGTAATTAAAATGGTTGATCTGCGCTTTGTGCAGGACATCCAGGTAAAGACCAGCTTCCCCATCGAGCACTGTCCGCACGCCATTCTCCTGAAAAAGCCTGAGGTAATTCCCCCAATGCCACAGGAAATTATCAAGTTCAACAACGTTACCATCCAATACGGCGAGCGTACCATCCTGAAGGATTTGAACTGGGTGGTGCTCAAAGGCGAGCACTGGTCGCTGTCGGGTCAGAACGGTGCCGGTAAATCTACCCTACTCTCGCTGGTTTGTGCCGATAATCCTCAGGCTTATGCCAATGATATCTCACTGTTTGGCCACAGGCGTGGCAGCGGCGAGAGTATCTGGGATATCAAGAAACATATCGGTTACATTTCGCCCGAGATGCACCGCAGCTATAAGCAGAACATCCCCGCCATACAGATTGTGGCCAGCGGCCTGAAAGATACCGTAGGCCTGTATGCCCGCCCCACCAAGCAGGAAAAGGATTTGTGTATTGAGTGGATGAACCTGTTTGGCATTAAGCACCTGGCCGACCGCAAGTTCCTTGAGATGTCGAGCGGCGAACAGCGCCTGGTACTGCTGGCACGTGCCTTTGTAAAGAGTCCCGACCTGTTGATTCTCGACGAGCCCCTACACGGTTTGGATCTGTGCAACCGCAATCTGGTTAAGACGATTGTGGACCGTTATATGTTCGAGGATCCCGAGCGCACGCTCATCTACGTAACACATTACGAAAATGAGTTACCAAAATGTATTGATAACTCATTGTATTTAACTAAGCATTAA